The Vicia villosa cultivar HV-30 ecotype Madison, WI linkage group LG1, Vvil1.0, whole genome shotgun sequence genome includes a region encoding these proteins:
- the LOC131627543 gene encoding uncharacterized protein LOC131627543, producing the protein MEGKRKRGGHREVDAGGNGKLKGKAIGSSEAPDAQSVDYEFTSISSNSNRVYTTIIVNQDEEYWVREVFDAKKMRKNVMQFPANVIDSCLLRQISNIVLLDCDKGEPYYCEIKKREEKKETYLCGAWFDYVRKADLKVGDKLHFVIRYPPVEEILVYVERRAATP; encoded by the exons ATGGAAGGCAAACGCAAGAGAGGAGGTCATCGCGAAGTTGATGCCGGAGGTAACGGGAAACTAAAGGGTAAGGCAATAGGTTCTTCGGAAGCCCCCGATGCTCAAAGCGTCGACTATGAATTCACAAGTATATCATCCAACAGCAATAG GGTGTACACTACGATCATTGTGAATCAGGATGAAGAGTATTGGGTTAGAGAAGTGTTTGATGCAAAGAAGATGCGCAAGAATGTGATG CAATTTCCAGCAAATGTGATTGATAGTTGCCTTCTCCGCCAAATTTCAAACATTGTTTTACTTGACTGTGATAAGGGTGAACCATACTACTGTGAGATAAAGAAGAGGGAAGAGAAGAAGGAGACATATCTGTGTGGGGCGTGGTTTGATTACGTAAGGAAAGCTGATTTGAAGGTCGGTGACAAACTCCATTTTGTCATCCGATACCCACCGGTGGAGGAAATATTGGTATATGTTGAGCGTAGGGCTGCAACCCCATAG
- the LOC131614326 gene encoding uncharacterized protein LOC131614326, with protein sequence MDEQWAEYLGNYVYDEVEQNVDLSDIESDEGEEEMDENFGDPVVEENGISFNYRVTAACVRGKNVFHFPSNVAANWLLPLQTEIDIVDVHTDAVYPCVLKTGRRPGERYLCLGWYEYVKATRLRAGDVLECTVTDPPTRMFVRFMM encoded by the exons ATGGATGAACAATGGGCTGAGTATTTAGGTAATTACGTTTACGATGAGGTTGAACAGAATGTCGATCTCAGTGACATTGAAAGTGATGAAGGTGAAGAAGAGATGGATGAAAATTTCGGTGATCCCGTGGTTGAAGAAAATGGCATTTCATTCAATTATCGTGTCACTGCTGCTTGTGTAAGAGGAAAGAATGTTTTC CACTTTCCATCTAATGTTGCTGCCAATTGGTTATTGCCGTTGCAAACTGAGATAGACATTGTCGATGTTCATACCGATGCTGTTTACCCATGTGTGTTGAAGACTGGTAGGAGGCCAGGGGAGAGATATCTTTGCTTAGGTTGGTATGAGTATGTTAAAGCAACTCGTCTGAGGGCTGGTGATGTTCTTGAGTGCACTGTGACAGATCCTCCTACAAGAATGTTTGTTCGTTTTATGATGTAA
- the LOC131615069 gene encoding protein FAR1-RELATED SEQUENCE 5-like, translating to MKNTDHYDSYDYRCRDSGTSDSESDNGRDDSNSVSSAYQGSSDGDGDGDGDSHGEKFVEFDAVVGDRTVKINALTADEIRAMEFGTVDEANVFYFKYAKCKGFAIRKSDVRTRSTEDGQTIIMRQFVCNKHGLRDTKHLRRLDRKREHRPTTRTNCPARLRVHYNPQKDSYVVTCFEEAHNHELTPSRFVHLHPIYREITAADRAQIDGLQSNGIRTCHIMGYMVAQKGGHDRVGFTKKDLYNYFDSKMRANIKDGDVAAAINYLTVKSSTDPMLYGKYVVDMDGRMKSLFWADGSSRSDYFCFGDVIAFDTIYKKNKYNYPLVIFSGCNHHSQTVIFGAALVSDETTETYKWLLECFLECMENRYPAAVVTDGDGAMRESIKQVFPDATHRLCAWHLNKNASENVKNSAFLKDFQKAMYSNFTKDQFEEFWSKIIKENGLEGNPWVAKTYENRSLWATAYLREKFFGRIRTTSQCEAVNAVIKSYVRKKGCIFEFMHNFDQAMRSYRNNELIADYKSKFSEPVMTTQLRALESHAANVYTMEIFKEVRDEIVKAGSLIVKEKLIRNGFKTYRFTKYCCDNYDVEVVYDGETLQCECRLWDSHGIPCSHMFGVMKEEHVSLIPTGLILSRWTKDAKIQYLNMNCNGSDDSKMIELARFGAYCSAFTAFCNEASKREGVYGEIMGDILKLHKKYCSTDDPILASNSVVGDPNIVNSKGAPKKRKNDIKSIRRCSKCNSRTHNARSCSVAENEPSEQNVGMTLRPVTDSFSQVVKNKNGKRGRIGGSSVQNKCTEPPNSRGANVTATSRAEVGSTSIPMPAMYGLQPVLPAVQPMLHPMHVQPLIPLYPTTVAENSGSCFGRPQRLMNNGGT from the exons ATGAAAAACACCGACCATTATGATTCGTACGACTATCGATGCCGTGACAGTGGTACATCTGATTCTGAATCCGACAATGGTCGGGATGACAGTAATTCGGTGTCCAGTGCGTACCAAGGTTCAAGTGATGGTGATGGCGATGGCGATGGTGATAGTCACGGTGAAAAATTTGTTGAATTTGATGCAGTTGTAGGTGATAGAACAGTGAAAATTAATGCCCTTACTGCTGATGAAATTCGTGCTATGGAATTCGGTACAGTTGATGAAGCTAATGTGTTTTATTTCAAGTATGCTAAATGTAAAGGGTTTGCCATTAGGAAAAGTGATGTTAGGACAAGATCGACTGAGGATGGACAAACAATTATAATGAGGCAGTTTGTATGCAATAAACACGGTCTAAGAGATACAAAACACTTAAGGAGGCTTGATAGAAAAAGAGAACACAGACCTACGACCCGCACTAATTGTCCCGCTAGGCTTCGTGTGCATTACAACCCCCAGAAGGATAGTTATGTAGTGACATGTTTTGAAGAGGCTCACAACCATGAATTAACACCATCTAGGTTTGTCCACTTACACCCCATTTATCGTGAGATTACTGCAGCAGATAGAGCTCAAATTGACGGTCTACAGTCAAATGGAATTAGAACTTGTCATATAATGGGGTACATGGTTGCTCAGAAGGGTGGACACGATCGTGTTGGGTTTACAAAGAAGGATCTGTACAATTATTTTGATAGTAAAATGCGTGCTAATATTAAAGATGGTGACGTTGCCGCTGCTATAAATTATCTAACTGTGAAGTCATCTACTGATCCCATGTTATATGGTAAATATGTCGTAGACATGGATGGACGAATGAAGTCTCTTTTTTGGGCTGATGGAAGCAGTAGATCTGACTATTTTTGTTTTGGCGATGTGATTGCGTTCGACACGATTTACAAGAAGAACAAATACAACTACCCATTGGTTATATTTTCAGGGTGTAACCACCACTCTCAGACAGTTATTTTTGGTGCTGCGTTGGTGTCAGATGAAACGACAGAGACGTATAAGTGGTTGTTGGAGTGTTTTTTAGAGTGCATGGAAAATAGATACCCAGCAGCAGTTGTAACAGACGGAGATGGGGCGATGAGGGAATCTATAAAACAGGTGTTTCCGGATGCGACACATCGTTTATGCGCTTGGCATTTGAACAAGAATGCGTCTGAGAATGTAAAGAACTCGgcatttttgaaagattttcaaaAAGCCATGTACTCTAATTTTACAAAGGAtcaatttgaagagttttggtcaaaaataattaaagaaaacggACTTGAAGGAAATCCCTGGGTTGCAAAAACGTACGAGAACAGGTCACTATGGGCAACTGCATATCTACGTGAGAAGTTTTTTGGACGTATAAGAACTACGTCTCAATGTGAAGCCGTCAATGCAGTCATCAAGAGTTATGTCAGGAAGAAAggctgcatttttgaatttatgcacAATTTTGATCAGGCTATGAGATCTTATAGAAACAATGAACTGATTGCCGATTATAAATCAAAGTTTTCAGAACCTGTGATGACTACTCAACTGCGTGCCCTTGAGAGCCATGCTGCGAATGTTTATACTATGGAGATTTTCAAGGAAGTCagagatgaaatagtgaaggctgGATCATTGATTGTTAAGGAAAAGTTAATTCGCAACGGATTTAAGACTTATCGATTTACAAAATATTGTTGTGATAACTATGACGTAGAGGTTGTGTATGATGGTGAAACACTTCAATGTGAGTGTAGGTTATGGGATTCTCATGGGATTCCATGTTCTCATATGTTTGGTGTCATGAAGGAAGAACATGTTAGTCTCATTCCCACCGGTTTGATTTTATCGAGATGGACGAAGGATGCAAAAATTCAGtacttgaacatgaattgtaatgGTTCTGATGATTCTAAAATGATTGAGCTAGCTCGGTTTGGTGCATATTGTTCTGCATTTACTGCCTTTTGCAATGAAGCTTCAAAAAGGGAAGGTGTTTATGGGGAAATAATGGGTGACATTCTGAAGTTACACAAAAAGTATTGCAGTACGGACGATCCTATTTTGGCATCGAACTCAGTTGTAGGTGATCCAAATATTGTGAATAGCAAAGGTGctccaaagaaaagaaagaatgacATAAAATCTATTAGGCGATGTTCTAAATGCAACAGTAGAACTCATAATGCAAGGAGTTGTTCG GTTGCGGAAAACGAGCCATCTGAACAAAATGTTGGTATGACGTTGCGGCCAGTAACTGATTCATTCAGCCAGGTTGTGAag AACAAGAATGGAAAAAGAGGTCGCATTGGTGGAAGTAGTGTGCAAAATAAATGTACAGAACCACCGAACTCTCGTGGCGCGAATGTGACAGCGACTTCTCGTGCGGAAGTTGGAAGCACAAGCATACCCATGCCTGCAATGTATGGATTGCAACCCGTGTTGCCAGCGGTACAACCGATGTTGCATCCAATGCATGTACAACCGTTAATCCCACTATATCCAACGACAGTTGCGGAAAATTCGGGTTCGTGTTTCGGTAGGCCACAACGACTGATGAACAATGGTGGTACTTGA